TGAGATGCTTAGCCCAGTTGAAAGATGGGGAGCAGTTGTAAGCCAGCAGCTTTCCGGGGAATTGCGCATGAATGGCTTCAGCAAATACACGTGCCATTTCGAGGTCGGGATGCGAGGTTTCCATCCACAGCATATCTGCGTATGGCGCATAAGCCAAACCGCGGGCAATGCAGTTGTCGATCCCATTCCTGATAAAGTAGAATCCTTCATTAGTCCTTTGACCCGTAGTGAACGGCAGGTCACGGGGATCCACATCCGAAGTAAGCAGGTTGGCCGCCTCCGCATCTGTTCTGGCAATGATGAGCGTTTCAGTTCCCATCACATCGGCAGCCAGGCGGGCAGATACGAGTTTGTGGATTGCTTCCTGCGTAGGTACCAGTACTTTTCCTCCGAGGTGACCGCATTTTTTGGCGCTGCTGAGTTGATCTTCAAAATGCACTGCGGCAGCGCCGGCTTCGATCATGGCCTTCATCAGTTCAAAGGCATTCAGGTTCCCGCCGAAACCTGCTTCTGCATCAGCAATGATGGGGCGCATCCAATCCCGCGAATCCGTTCCATTCACAGAATCGATCTGCTCACAGCGCAGCAGTGCATTGTTGATCTTCTTCACCACTTCCGGAACAGAGTTCGCAGGATAGAGTGATTGATCAGGATACATCGCGCCGGCCATATTCGCATCGGCTGCCACCTGCCAGCCACTTAAGTAGATGGCATCCAGTCCCGCAGTCACTTCCTGCACAGCCTGGTTGCCGGTCATAGCCCCCAGGGCCGAAACCACCGGCTGCTCCTGCAAGAGCCGCCATAATTTTCCGGCGCCATTACTGGCAAGTGTATACGCTATTTCCACTTTTCCACGAAGCTTCAATACATCCTCCGGCGTATACGGACGGACAATACCTTTCCATCGGCTGTTGTGCTCCCAATCCCGGGACATCAACAGCGCTTTCTCTGTTGCACTCATACTTGTTTATTTTGACGGTGATTGGATCAGTGAAACATTCAGGCGGTTTTCATTTCCTCCTCAGGAATTGTCAGGGGATTTACGGATATGATCTCTTCGGTACATTGTTTCCTTTCTGCGTTGCTCAGTATCGATTGATAAGCCTGGGTGGTAAGGAATTCCTCAAAAGCAGGCTGCACTACCAACCTGTTGAAAATGCAAATGGCTTCCACATATTTTCCTTTCTGGTATCCTTCTGACCCAACACTTGATTGTATGGATTCGATCTCATCATCCCGCAGATCTTCATACAACTGCTGATCAAAGATCCTTCCATCACTCAGCTTCGCTTTGCTGTTCAGCCACTGCCATAACTGGGTGCGCGAGATCTCTGCGGTAGCTGCATCTTCCATCAGGTGATGGATAGCAGCAGCGCCATTTCCCCGAAGCCAGCTTTCCAGGTAGAGTATGCCTACATTGATATTGGCGCGGATACCCGTTTCCGTTATGTTGCCTGTAGGTAACTGCAACAACTCTGCTTCAGTGCAGGAAAAATCTTCCCGCTTGCGGTACAATTGATTCCTCTCCGGCATATACTCATCGAATATTTCCATGGCGGTGGCCACCAGCCCGGGATGCGCTACCCAGGTGCCGTCGTGCCCGTCCTTTACTTCGCGTATCTTATCCGCTTTCACTTTTTCGATGGCTGTCCGATTGGCTTCCGGATTGTTCTTTACCGGGATCTGCGCCGCCATGCCTCCGATGGCATGAGCGCCGCGCTCATGGCAGGTTTTGATCACCAACTGCGTATAGGCGCGCATGAATGGAACAGTCATGGTCACCTGTGAGCGGTCTGGGAACACATAACCCTGGATATTCCGGAACTTTTTGATAAATGAAAAAATGTAATCCCAGCGGCCGCAATTCATACCGGCAGAATGATGCCGGAGCTCATGCAGGATCTCGTGCAGTTGAAAGGAAGCCAGGATGGTTTCCACCAGTACAGTGGCTTTGATGGTTCCCTGGGGAATTCCACAATAGTCCTGCGCAAAAACAAACACATCATTCCATAGCCTGGCTTCTTTATAATGTTCCAGTTTTGGTAAATAGAAATATGGACCGCTGCCTTTGCTGATCAGCTTTCTGGCATTTCGGATAAAGAACAGTCCGAAATCCACGAGACTTGCACTGGCTGGCTCTCCATCGATGAGGATATGCTTTTCTTCCAGGTGCCATCCTCTCGGGCGAACCATGAGTGTAGCTGTATGCTCATTTAGCGCATATTCCTTTCCGTTATCGGGAGCAACAAAACGGATACTGCCGTCAATGGCATCGGTGAGATTGATCTGCCCTTCGATGATATTCCTCCAGTTAGGCGCATTGCTGTCTTCAAAATCAGCCATGAACACTTTAGCGCCTGAGTTCAGCGCATTGATGATCATCTTACGGTCTACCGGGCCGGTAATTTCCACGCGCCTGTCCTGCAGATCATCCGGAACGGGATCCACAGTCCATTTGCCTTCCCTGATGGACTTTGTTTCGGCCAGGAAACCAGGTTTCCAGCCCTGATCAATACGTTGCTGATTTTGCTCTCTTTCCAGGAGGAGGACTTTTCTCCGGTGGTTGAAACTGCGTTGTAATGCTACGAGGAAGCGCAGGGCTTCATCATTGAGTACATGTTCGTAACCGGGGTGCAGAGGGCCGGTGATCCGGAGCATGCTGT
This portion of the Pseudobacter ginsenosidimutans genome encodes:
- the aceB gene encoding malate synthase A, giving the protein MATIPNKMGHLPDSMLRITGPLHPGYEHVLNDEALRFLVALQRSFNHRRKVLLLEREQNQQRIDQGWKPGFLAETKSIREGKWTVDPVPDDLQDRRVEITGPVDRKMIINALNSGAKVFMADFEDSNAPNWRNIIEGQINLTDAIDGSIRFVAPDNGKEYALNEHTATLMVRPRGWHLEEKHILIDGEPASASLVDFGLFFIRNARKLISKGSGPYFYLPKLEHYKEARLWNDVFVFAQDYCGIPQGTIKATVLVETILASFQLHEILHELRHHSAGMNCGRWDYIFSFIKKFRNIQGYVFPDRSQVTMTVPFMRAYTQLVIKTCHERGAHAIGGMAAQIPVKNNPEANRTAIEKVKADKIREVKDGHDGTWVAHPGLVATAMEIFDEYMPERNQLYRKREDFSCTEAELLQLPTGNITETGIRANINVGILYLESWLRGNGAAAIHHLMEDAATAEISRTQLWQWLNSKAKLSDGRIFDQQLYEDLRDDEIESIQSSVGSEGYQKGKYVEAICIFNRLVVQPAFEEFLTTQAYQSILSNAERKQCTEEIISVNPLTIPEEEMKTA
- the aceA gene encoding isocitrate lyase produces the protein MSATEKALLMSRDWEHNSRWKGIVRPYTPEDVLKLRGKVEIAYTLASNGAGKLWRLLQEQPVVSALGAMTGNQAVQEVTAGLDAIYLSGWQVAADANMAGAMYPDQSLYPANSVPEVVKKINNALLRCEQIDSVNGTDSRDWMRPIIADAEAGFGGNLNAFELMKAMIEAGAAAVHFEDQLSSAKKCGHLGGKVLVPTQEAIHKLVSARLAADVMGTETLIIARTDAEAANLLTSDVDPRDLPFTTGQRTNEGFYFIRNGIDNCIARGLAYAPYADMLWMETSHPDLEMARVFAEAIHAQFPGKLLAYNCSPSFNWAKHLSESEMRTFREDLAALGYRFQFITLAGFHALNTSMFELSKAYKESGMAGFSQLQQREFALQDDGFKAVKHQSFVGTGYFDAVQNVIQQGKASTVAMADSTEAAQFH